The Culex pipiens pallens isolate TS chromosome 2, TS_CPP_V2, whole genome shotgun sequence DNA window TGGCCGGGTAGGTTCGCCAGCAAGTACGAGTACATCGAGGGTGAGGACATCTACGATGCGCTCGTGCGGAAGACCACGAAGAACATGAGTCTGCAGCGGAACGGGATCCGGTGCGATTACAGCGACGTGCTGGAGGAGAATCTGTACCTGTACCGTCTTCCCTTCACCGAGGAGATCATCAACAACAACGTCCGGCTCGGTGGCGAGTGGTACCCGGAGGATTGCCTGCCCAGCTTCAGCACCGCCATCATCATCCCGTACCGGCAGCGGGAACGCCAGCTGAACCAGTTCCTAATGTACATGCACAACTACCTGCGCCGGCAGCGAATCCACTACCGAATCTTCGTCATCGAACAGTACGACCCGAAGCCCTTCAACCGGGCCAAACTGTTCAACATCGGAGCCCTCATCGCCATGAAGCTCGACTTCCCCTGTCTCGTCCTGCACGACGTTGACCTCATGCCCCAAAATCTCGGCCATCTCTACGCCTGCTCGCAGCAACCTCGTCACATGTGCTCCAGCCTGGACGAGTTCCGGTACAACCTCCCGTACAAAGGCCTGTTCGGCGGCGTCGTAGCCATCCAGTCGCACCAGTTCATGAAGGTGAACGGGATGTCCAACATGTTCAACGGGTGGGGCGGCGAAGACGACGACTTTTACGCCCGGCTCGAGAACAAACAGATCCAGATTTGTCGCTTTGCGCCCGAGTACAGCCGGTACACGATGCTGAAGCACCGCAAGGAGAAGCCCAACAAGGACCGGGTGGCGTTTCTGAGGAATGGACACCTGAGGTATCACACCGACGGGTTGAACTCGCTGGTGTACAAGGAGGTGGGACTGAAGTTGCACAATTTGTTCACGCACGTGCTGGTGGAGACGTAAGAGGGAAGAAGAGTTGATTTGAATTCGTCATTGTTATCTAGTCCGTCGAGATAAGATAAGGTGAGTTTGTGATGGGAGGGTGGAGGACGTTGTTTATTAGATCGAGGTGGTGATTAAATTGAGTGAATTGGTTGGATTGGTCAATCAGAGGTGTCTTTTGCTGGTGATATGAAGATTATTGCTGGATTTTTTGGATTTCGACACTTCTTTTTATAATGTAATCCAAAAACCAGAACTTTTTTCCACGAAATCTGAGTGAGAATGTTGAGTCCCAAAACCGTCTAattccaagcgaaacttacctGAAAATACCGTGGAGACTTTCCCTTATCTTCATAAAAAGCGGAGCATCAAAAAACTTCGTATTTTAAGTCCCTCAAATTAACTCCAACTTTCTCTTGCTTAGATCTGATCTTAAAACATGTATTATTGTCATTTAAGTTGTCATAAATTGAGTCAGGATTTGGAAGGTCTCTGGATTACCTATTTAATGATGGGGAAACAATAggcttaaatatcacttaagtggtcataacttaagAGAGGGTTGCCgttgctcgtttttttttcaattgttggaAAGGAGCTTGGATTTGAGTTGTTTTTTGATCCCTTTTTTTACATCCGtatatttacgatttttttttcatatgaaactttcgaattccgtagtaacagttcaatagggcgaagtGACAGTTCAAATCAATTAAAAGGAGGAtaaactgcttgtttacaaacgcagattcgccctattgaactttTACTACggactacttatcgaaacttcaaaagtCTCGATGTATGGGCCccaaaaccaagtcgaatgcgaccagTCCAGACCACAGATACACATATAgaaagacatttgttcagtttttgattctaagtcgatatgtttaggggaaggtggggcaagacgaccatatggggcaagaggaacaatcgctcgtacggccgtaatttttacaattttgattatttccagtatgaggaattgttgctagcaatgcaattagctgattctactaccacataaccgccaaaacgacgtaaacgccacggggcatgagatttaatgaagtttttttcaaaacctttgttttcttataatatttggaaagtacaaaataaggcttagggttcgatttaaggctcattttatcaaaatgctatttttcctagatcagtagtgtccctaccaatgacttgcacctattataaagtatgatttaacttttggctatttttgttgagagcttttaaaaaaccttgtccaggtggggcaagtgtaccatatggatttttattatggaaaaaatacgaattgctgcaacatcatattttattgggaaataaatacataaaagtacttaaaaactgataaacaattgataaaaaaaattccgtacaaaatatagtgatattatgaaaatttcctttttttcatctaagtaataatttgtttttgtataaacgatcaattttttagtaaaatattattaattaatctaaaaattaaagaaacgtttcaaatacattctaatctgatgtacctaagtgataacagttcaattgttagcaaattaacatgttactagttgagaagaacgtacggaaaatcatttttttaaaatcaattttttacattaaaaaacaggattttttaaaaacttcttctatcaaagtcttagtcaagacctggaataagacgattataaaaaaatccgacagatttttaacgtttttgatgggttataacgagcatttccttagcttgttacacttgccccactttcccctacatgAAGGTTTGTTCTACGAGCTTTTTTTGCGAAAAGTtcaatgtacacagaaaaaaatgatggtaatattcatcaggaaatggtgacagattttgtgtccaaaaaaattattaattttaccccagaaaatgatgaaatttcatcagtttttgatgaatattcattaggttcacatttttacacattttttatgtaatattgctcaaaaaaggtaatattcaacctaccaaattttcaacatttcaaaattcaacttttttttctgtgatagcAGGATTATAGTCTTGCCtccgtgaggaaggcaaaacaaaattCTAGACATTTACATTACGaagtccagtctgcaatccactaaaatcaccgtctccaagCGAAGCGAATAATGACACAATGACAAGAGATTTTTGAGACGCGAATCCTAGCtgcaatagggtcctaaagacCTATGTCAattaacacgattaaaaaccatttctgatcgctttttttcctttctaagccaaaaaataaataaattgactagacaacattttatGATGGATCAACCatggtttaattaaaaaaaaattcaaatccattttaaatccttcgcGGTCATACTACTCAAGCCGTCactacactaccgcaaacaaacaaacaaactcgcactttttgacagttttccaGTTTGTCTGccttgtttgtttgcctggatttgtttgtacaaacgtcagtctgcatacattttgccttgtttgacagtttgccaaactcgcaaacgtGTTtacggcaaactcgcaaacaaggctaAATGTAtgcagtttgtttgtttgtttgcggtagtgtaatggcttCTTCATAAACAAGGCtttgtagtcagaaatttaccaacacatccaagatttaaaatatttaacctaaaaattgagtcggcgtaaaacctaattccgcggtggacgcaaaaaaaaaacatcgctctGTTGAATATGTATTCGGCGCCCTCTCTCAGTGCAATACCTTCAAACTTGGGAGTCATGGGAGGTAAAGTCCTGTAGTTTAATTAAAGACACTAGCTATTGGCAGGGTGgttacatttttacaaaatgatATCTGCGAAAACCGCgccgagcatttttttttgtcaaacgagtcagaaaatgacaatttcttatttgaaaattctttttgatCCACCATTTCCAAAATGCGATCCACAAAAACTGCGCTAAGCTTTTTCAAATCGACACGGAacattttttctcgaaattttattataaataaaattttattaaataccAATTATTTAACATCCCTGACATATGACCACATCCGCCACAGTGAATGTACGACAACAAATACAGAGCGGATTCACTAATTCGAAATGAACTGCATTCGAATGAGTGAATCCAAATTCGCTAATTGGAACGACGGACAGCTGTCAAAGGCTTGGGACCACGTGTCCCGAAATTGTCGAACAATGATGTTGAaacgtcaacatcagtttgacaactggttttgaattagcgagcattcgaattgggtactaaagccacatgtcaatttttatgtacaacggtaaaaaacacgatcaaaaaccatttctgatcacattttttcattttaatgcaaaaaaaaagtaatggcaagacaacatttttcgatggatcaactatggttcccttggaacgagctgtcaagtatgaacttttctgtcaataaGGACCGCAAggttaattcttcaaaattgatttaaaaatccattttaaactctttgcggtcgtacaaagggtcgatgcactcagaaaaataagctttatcgctgtaaaaattaatatcagcaatctaagcttcattttaggacccaattagcggacattcgaagtagcgaaattcgaattaacgaatccgctctgtacaaTTATTAGAagataaaatgttacaaaaagcttcaaattcatctgaaaaagttttttttttctaaaaatatcgaCTGTTACCTATTAAACAAAATGTTATGCATGAAACAAAACATTTCAACTAAAACTATTAAATTTGTTCTTATAAAAACGCATAGaagcataaaaatttaaattattaattagcACTGTTTTTAATGTCttcaaagaatttgaaaatgcaGTCCGTTTTTCGATTTGAAATCATATGAATTATAAAAAcattattctttttattttatttaaattctttaatgaatttttaattttcattacttCTTCAgaagtttaaattaaaatggtTGGTTTTAAATAATTCAACTTTAAAACAAAGGAACCAtcggtaaaatttaaaaaaaaattaaatcatatttgtttttttttatatactgaCAAATTAATTGCTTATCCAAGTAGGAATTGTTCCTCTTGGTGAGATTTAGACAAATTATTGATTTAATGAACTTAGTTCAGTTATCACTTGAAGAAATacagataaaaaaatgcaaagggttcagaacaaacttttttttcaatttatttcaaacctggtaccactgcgcgattttgacgtttcgggcgtgcaccattcgtaacgtcagcttcgcttaaaaatctggaaacaCTTTCTGTTCAGTTTTCTGTTATGGGAATTGATGATTATGAAATAGgaggtattttttctttttacgaAGTCTTGGAGATGGGAGAtccgtttttcaatgttttaaaaatgaagaatttgtaatttttaattaaaaaaaaagtattttaagaatttccaaATCACAATGAACATAGCAAAAGATACAAAATTACTAATTTGGACAACAGGAATCAATGGAACAAGTTTGATAATATTCTTAAAGAATAATGATAATTGTCAACATCAAGctcaacctattttttcaatggcctactgcgtaaagttaaccgcaaacaTAATTCGTTGAAATATGTTGAATTTAAGCTGAATGTATCGAAGATTTATGTTCTTAtgaaatcacataaaaatgTGATTATATATCATGTTTTATCTGGCATATCTTTCGTTGGTTTGTTAATTTGACAAGTGAAGATTaaacttttgagaaaatgtcATCGATTGCTAAAGTGTTTTTCTTCAGTTCCTGAATGGAGACATTTTGTTTTTACTGATTTTAAATTCACTCTGATAACTTAACTAAATCACTAAATAGTCACCATCTCGATCCAACAAAGTCCCAAACGTCGAATAAACCATAATTCTAGGTCGCTCCGATAAGATAACGGACAAAAGCATAACGCCATGCGATTAAACATGAATAGTGCGAGTACTTTGCGAACAACTCCGACGACAGCGACAGTTTTGTCAGCTGATCATCCCGTTTGATTTATCGCACTCGCTATCGAGCGACACTTTTTACGTTCTTCCACGCGTTTGATGCACCCAATTGAGTGGTGTTGATAAGATAAGAGGCCAAGGCAGGTACTTTTTTCGATTAGCCACTAGACGAGACAGCAATtggtgtatttattttgagccCTCGATTGATTGGAAAAAAGGAATGCGAGTGTGTATTTGTttcagtgtgtgtgtgcaacttGTCAATTCAGCGCCCTCGAGAGAATTGGTTTAATTTGCGAATTGGTTTGTTTGTGGGAGGAATGTTGTTGGGGAACAATAATTTGATTGATTGTGGTAGGGGAAAAGAAAGATGGGATACAAAAGGAACAAAGCAGAAAACTCACATTGCCTTATGCGGCTCCATATAATTAGGCAGCAGcgtaatttgtttaatttattgaattttgaataaaaacggTAGTATTTTACGTGTTAGCATGTTTAGCGTGTAAGTGAAGACGATATTACACTGTAGGAAAAATGTGTGTGTAGTCTGCGTTAGTTGTGGACGAATCCTGCAAACGTTTTATTCgttgtttgataaaaaaaaaatacaagataaAAACAAATCTTACATGCATCGGTTAAATTATTAGcagttattttagtatttaagcaAATACCAAAACTAGTACGTAagtaggattttcaaatttgcagttATAGTGATAAGTAAAACTACAAAATCGGAACGAATATCACACACGTGGGTAAGGAATTCTAACACAAGTAATAAACTCTTATTCGCTTCTTGCAAAGTATTaaactttaaacaaaacaaCCAACCTACACTAGAACGAGCAAAGTCATTAGAACTGTACTGTTTTTTAGTATACATAACTCACTGCGAGAACAATAACTTTAAACCAAAACTTTTACACACTGCAAAtcaaacttaaaacaaaaaagaaactaaactttaacacaacac harbors:
- the LOC120422389 gene encoding beta-1,4-galactosyltransferase 2; protein product: MIKLRVSTRQLYAFLGYCLLLVYLLWPGRFASKYEYIEGEDIYDALVRKTTKNMSLQRNGIRCDYSDVLEENLYLYRLPFTEEIINNNVRLGGEWYPEDCLPSFSTAIIIPYRQRERQLNQFLMYMHNYLRRQRIHYRIFVIEQYDPKPFNRAKLFNIGALIAMKLDFPCLVLHDVDLMPQNLGHLYACSQQPRHMCSSLDEFRYNLPYKGLFGGVVAIQSHQFMKVNGMSNMFNGWGGEDDDFYARLENKQIQICRFAPEYSRYTMLKHRKEKPNKDRVAFLRNGHLRYHTDGLNSLVYKEVGLKLHNLFTHVLVET